The following are from one region of the Cetobacterium somerae genome:
- a CDS encoding ABC transporter substrate-binding protein — MKRVITLIFTILISNLVYALKIENDFIIDSRGNKIEKKEYKKVLILDPAAVEAFYLIGGENNIVAIADTAKNPIWPQEKTKDLPKAGTIMKPSVEQVLMYGPDLVILNTMSESFGESLKARKLNFIINEANSFEQILNNLEIYGVITGKEENIDRLIDSYNLKLKMIKEKIAEKPLNIKGGFLFSTSPMMVFSPNSLPGQIFDTLGIENIAKGLPGGRPILSPEFLLAENPDILVGSMAIKNKNDILNSNPVVKQTKAGQKGNIMIIESDKILRGTPRVIDALEELYKELSNVK, encoded by the coding sequence ATGAAAAGAGTAATAACATTAATTTTTACTATTTTAATTAGTAATCTAGTTTATGCTTTAAAAATAGAAAATGATTTTATTATAGATTCAAGAGGTAATAAAATAGAAAAGAAAGAGTATAAAAAAGTTTTAATATTAGATCCGGCAGCAGTAGAAGCATTTTATTTAATTGGTGGAGAAAATAATATAGTAGCAATAGCAGACACTGCAAAAAATCCAATTTGGCCACAAGAAAAAACAAAGGATTTACCAAAAGCAGGAACAATAATGAAACCTTCAGTAGAACAAGTTTTAATGTATGGCCCAGATTTAGTAATACTAAATACTATGTCTGAAAGTTTTGGAGAAAGTTTAAAAGCAAGGAAATTAAACTTTATAATTAATGAAGCTAATTCTTTTGAACAAATCTTAAATAATTTAGAAATATATGGAGTTATAACTGGAAAGGAAGAAAATATAGATAGATTAATTGATAGTTATAATTTAAAATTAAAAATGATAAAAGAGAAAATAGCAGAAAAACCTTTAAATATAAAGGGAGGATTTTTATTTTCAACATCTCCAATGATGGTATTTAGTCCAAATTCATTACCAGGTCAAATTTTCGATACTTTAGGGATAGAAAATATAGCAAAAGGGTTACCAGGTGGAAGACCAATATTGTCGCCAGAATTTTTATTAGCAGAAAATCCGGATATACTTGTAGGTTCAATGGCTATAAAAAATAAAAATGATATTTTAAATAGTAATCCAGTTGTAAAACAAACAAAAGCGGGACAAAAAGGGAATATAATGATAATTGAATCAGATAAAATACTAAGAGGAACGCCTAGAGTGATTGATGCTTTAGAGGAGTTATACAAGGAGTTATCAAATGTTAAATAG
- a CDS encoding DMT family transporter — translation MGESLALAAAFGWVGSSVFLERASKETGTLAVNLIRLIIALLFLGVITYVKRGLVLPLDVTKESLKFLSISGLFGLFLGDFFLYKSYIKIGPRITLLVMTFSPVAVSILSFFILGEKIEGFKVLGMLLTIIGIAIVILKKKNDKEFSKVGFIYALLAMLGESLGIIFTRLGSIEYDSFATIQVRTIPAILAFIVYISLKKEWSNIKEGIVNKKGMIYIVLGTIVATLGVTALVEAMKYANVGIVSTLAATSPILIIPISIIFFKEKVSILEGIGALISFVGITIFFIL, via the coding sequence TTGGGTGAAAGTTTAGCACTTGCTGCAGCATTCGGGTGGGTAGGAAGTTCTGTATTTTTAGAGAGAGCGAGCAAAGAAACAGGAACATTAGCAGTAAATTTAATAAGATTAATTATAGCTCTGTTATTTTTAGGAGTAATAACGTATGTGAAGAGAGGATTAGTTTTACCTTTAGATGTAACAAAAGAATCACTTAAATTTTTATCTATTTCAGGATTATTTGGCTTGTTTTTAGGAGACTTTTTTTTATATAAATCATATATTAAAATAGGACCAAGAATAACTTTATTGGTTATGACATTTAGTCCGGTAGCTGTTTCGATTTTAAGTTTTTTTATACTAGGAGAAAAAATAGAAGGATTTAAAGTTTTAGGAATGCTATTAACAATAATTGGAATAGCTATTGTTATATTAAAAAAGAAAAATGATAAAGAGTTTTCAAAAGTTGGATTTATATATGCCTTATTGGCAATGCTAGGAGAAAGCTTAGGAATCATTTTTACGAGATTAGGATCTATAGAGTATGATTCTTTCGCAACAATTCAAGTTAGAACAATACCAGCAATTTTAGCTTTTATAGTTTATATCTCTTTAAAAAAAGAATGGTCAAACATAAAAGAAGGAATTGTAAATAAAAAAGGTATGATATATATAGTTCTAGGAACTATTGTGGCAACTTTAGGAGTAACAGCATTAGTAGAAGCCATGAAATATGCAAATGTTGGAATTGTAAGTACTTTAGCAGCAACAAGTCCAATATTAATAATTCCAATATCAATTATATTTTTTAAAGAAAAAGTTAGTATATTAGAGGGGATAGGTGCTTTAATATCTTTTGTTGGAATTACGATATTTTTTATATTATAA
- a CDS encoding nitroreductase family protein, with translation MDFLSRRSIRKYTSQNIEKEKLDEILKVALTAPTGRNLKPFELILIKEKNALNKLSLSKSIGSAMLKEANAAIIVLGNPEISNTWNEDASIVSFSIQLKAFELELGSCWINVKDRKTSDNTESEEYIKNNFNIPSHLKIVSIISLGYPNEHKPPHDDKDMDFSKIHLEKY, from the coding sequence ATGGATTTTTTATCAAGAAGATCAATTAGAAAATATACTTCACAAAATATTGAAAAAGAAAAATTAGATGAAATACTAAAAGTGGCTTTAACTGCTCCTACTGGAAGAAATTTAAAACCATTTGAATTGATTCTAATAAAAGAAAAAAATGCATTAAATAAGCTATCTCTATCAAAATCTATTGGATCTGCTATGTTAAAAGAAGCTAATGCAGCTATTATTGTCTTAGGTAATCCTGAAATTTCAAATACTTGGAATGAAGATGCTTCTATTGTTTCTTTCAGCATACAACTTAAAGCTTTTGAACTAGAACTTGGAAGCTGTTGGATAAATGTTAAAGATAGAAAAACAAGCGATAATACAGAATCAGAAGAGTATATTAAAAATAACTTTAACATACCTAGTCACTTAAAAATAGTTTCTATCATTTCCTTGGGTTATCCAAATGAACACAAACCTCCACATGATGATAAAGATATGGATTTTTCTAAAATTCATTTAGAAAAATATTAA
- a CDS encoding pyridoxamine 5'-phosphate oxidase family protein: protein MMMPIKFDKEQIKKEVEEFRGDFKSVILGTKSKNGDVDVTYAPYLDFQGEGYIYISEIGDHFDNLKDNPQFEIMFLQDEKDAASVLVRKRLRYNVIAEFQERDEKFNTILDSFEEKVGEGMKVVRKMQDFHLVKLNIVNGRFVKGFGQAYNLKDGDVVQMTGDKKSHR, encoded by the coding sequence ATGATGATGCCAATAAAATTTGATAAAGAACAAATAAAAAAAGAGGTAGAAGAGTTTAGAGGAGATTTTAAATCAGTTATATTAGGAACAAAATCTAAAAATGGGGATGTTGATGTGACATATGCTCCATACTTAGATTTCCAAGGAGAAGGATATATTTACATTAGTGAAATTGGAGATCATTTTGATAATTTAAAAGATAATCCTCAATTTGAAATTATGTTTTTACAAGATGAGAAAGATGCAGCTTCAGTTCTAGTAAGAAAGAGATTAAGATATAATGTAATAGCTGAATTTCAGGAAAGAGATGAAAAATTTAATACAATATTAGATTCTTTTGAAGAGAAAGTTGGAGAAGGAATGAAAGTTGTTCGTAAAATGCAAGATTTTCATTTAGTAAAATTAAATATAGTTAATGGAAGATTTGTAAAAGGATTTGGACAAGCATATAATTTAAAAGATGGAGATGTTGTTCAAATGACAGGAGATAAAAAATCTCATAGATAG
- a CDS encoding FecCD family ABC transporter permease, with protein sequence MKKHISLILILGIILTGTLSIGLGSVSVPLEQLFSISTAPDYIKTIIYDIRLPRIVMALLIGMMLSSSGVVVQAVFQNPLADPYIIGIAASATFGAVIAYVFQLPDIFYGVLAFLSCLISTFIIFKLSNRSGKVDITTLLIVGIAVSAFIGAFTSFAMYLIGEESFKITMWLMGYLGGATWTKVFLLIIPLVFSLIFFYLQRNQLDALLSGDEEANSLGVDVHTLKAKVLTVSALVVAFSVAFSGMIGFVGLIIPHSIRMLVGPSNSRLIPNAALAGGFFLLICDTIGRLFLAPVEIPIGVVTAFFGAPFFLYLAFKAKGGN encoded by the coding sequence ATGAAAAAACACATATCGTTAATATTAATTCTGGGAATAATACTAACAGGAACACTTTCTATTGGTTTAGGAAGTGTTTCTGTACCATTGGAACAACTATTTTCCATAAGTACAGCACCAGATTATATAAAAACAATAATTTATGATATAAGATTACCGAGAATAGTAATGGCATTATTAATAGGAATGATGCTTTCATCAAGTGGAGTAGTAGTTCAAGCAGTATTCCAGAATCCACTAGCTGATCCATATATAATAGGAATTGCAGCAAGTGCTACATTTGGAGCTGTGATAGCATACGTATTTCAATTACCAGATATTTTTTATGGAGTACTGGCATTCTTATCATGCTTAATAAGTACGTTCATTATATTTAAGTTATCAAATAGAAGTGGTAAGGTTGATATAACAACTCTTTTAATAGTAGGAATAGCTGTATCAGCTTTTATAGGTGCTTTTACATCTTTTGCTATGTATTTAATAGGAGAAGAATCTTTTAAGATAACTATGTGGTTAATGGGATATTTAGGAGGAGCGACTTGGACAAAGGTATTTTTACTTATAATTCCATTAGTTTTTTCTTTAATATTTTTTTACTTACAAAGAAATCAATTAGATGCATTATTGTCAGGAGATGAAGAAGCTAACTCTTTGGGAGTTGACGTCCATACATTGAAAGCAAAAGTATTAACAGTATCAGCATTAGTTGTAGCATTTTCAGTTGCTTTTTCAGGAATGATTGGTTTTGTAGGATTAATTATACCTCATTCAATAAGAATGTTAGTAGGACCATCTAACTCTAGATTAATTCCTAACGCTGCCTTGGCAGGAGGATTTTTTCTATTAATTTGTGACACAATAGGAAGATTGTTTTTAGCACCTGTTGAGATTCCAATTGGAGTTGTTACGGCATTTTTTGGAGCTCCATTTTTCTTATACTTAGCATTTAAAGCTAAAGGAGGAAACTAA
- a CDS encoding ABC transporter ATP-binding protein gives MGVRVNNLSFSYGEREILKKLKVNITKGKMTGILGPNGCGKSTFLKNILGYLNPSEGDIEFNGKETKELSKKEKARLVSLVPQKSNLMTNMSVKDFVLMGRLPHLKSSWAGYSYEDRRKVEDNLKFLGLEKFSERVAISLSGGEFQRVLLARALTQDPEILLLDEPTSALDLNHAVELLNKVKSLVAEKSLTGVAVLHDLNLAAMFCDELIMMKDGEIKYQGTPSEVLTEENLQKVYNLKAKVIKDESGIPYIIPLV, from the coding sequence ATGGGTGTAAGAGTAAATAATCTGTCATTTTCTTATGGAGAGAGAGAGATCTTAAAAAAATTAAAAGTTAATATAACTAAAGGGAAAATGACTGGGATATTAGGACCAAATGGTTGTGGTAAATCAACATTTTTAAAGAATATATTAGGATATTTAAATCCAAGTGAAGGGGATATTGAATTTAATGGAAAGGAAACAAAGGAGCTTTCCAAAAAAGAGAAGGCAAGATTGGTTTCTTTAGTTCCACAAAAGTCAAACTTAATGACAAATATGTCAGTAAAGGATTTTGTTTTAATGGGGAGACTTCCTCATTTAAAATCTAGTTGGGCAGGATATTCATACGAAGATAGAAGAAAAGTTGAGGATAATTTAAAGTTTTTAGGATTGGAAAAATTTTCTGAAAGAGTAGCGATTAGTCTTTCTGGAGGAGAGTTTCAAAGAGTTTTATTAGCAAGAGCTTTAACTCAAGATCCAGAAATTCTATTATTAGATGAGCCAACTTCAGCTTTAGATTTAAATCATGCAGTTGAATTATTAAATAAGGTAAAAAGCTTAGTGGCTGAAAAATCTTTAACAGGAGTAGCAGTATTACATGATTTAAATTTAGCTGCCATGTTTTGTGATGAACTTATTATGATGAAAGATGGAGAGATAAAATATCAAGGAACACCATCCGAAGTTTTAACAGAAGAAAATTTACAAAAAGTTTATAATTTAAAGGCTAAAGTTATAAAAGATGAGAGTGGAATACCGTATATTATTCCATTAGTTTAG
- a CDS encoding MBL fold metallo-hydrolase has translation MYIKTNGKNILFDVGESKKFWKNAEKIGINLEEIDYLVLSHGHKDHGGGLPYFLKKNKKAKIYCSEYYFDKHYKKILGAYIDIGIPYEYLDVERFNFIQSTFNLENIYLFHCFDKKSDNPINENLYMKNENGEYEKDSFKHELHMIIKENNTNTLLVGCAHIGIENILEQCKTEKVEIHSIIGGLHLSSRTSLNKNEKYIDDLIEYLNKTSINTIFPCHCTGEFGIKKLEKNSGFQVFEIQTGSKLEI, from the coding sequence TTGTACATAAAAACAAATGGGAAAAATATATTATTTGATGTAGGTGAAAGTAAAAAATTTTGGAAAAATGCAGAGAAAATAGGAATTAATCTAGAGGAAATAGATTATTTAGTTCTTTCTCATGGTCATAAAGATCATGGTGGAGGATTACCATACTTTTTAAAAAAAAATAAGAAAGCTAAAATATATTGTAGTGAGTATTATTTTGATAAACATTATAAAAAAATATTAGGAGCGTATATAGATATAGGTATACCTTATGAATACTTAGATGTTGAAAGATTTAATTTTATTCAAAGTACATTTAATCTAGAGAATATATATTTATTTCATTGTTTTGATAAGAAAAGTGATAATCCAATTAATGAAAATCTTTATATGAAAAATGAAAATGGTGAGTATGAAAAAGATAGTTTTAAACATGAGTTACATATGATAATAAAAGAAAATAATACTAATACTCTACTTGTTGGATGTGCACATATAGGAATAGAAAATATTTTAGAGCAATGTAAAACAGAAAAAGTAGAGATACATAGTATAATAGGTGGGCTTCATCTATCAAGTAGAACTAGTTTAAATAAAAATGAGAAATATATAGATGATTTGATAGAATACTTAAATAAAACAAGTATAAATACTATTTTTCCATGTCATTGTACTGGTGAATTTGGAATTAAAAAACTTGAAAAAAATAGTGGATTTCAAGTTTTTGAAATTCAAACAGGAAGTAAATTAGAAATTTAA
- a CDS encoding Sapep family Mn(2+)-dependent dipeptidase, protein MNTKIQEKERLYKKMEENFPKFLKDLDRIVSIPSFLKENDDRFPFGEDIQKALETMLDICKELGLKTFIDPEGYYGYAEIGEGEKLVGVLGHLDVVPPGDLNKWENPPFEPIIKDGKYYGRGSQDDKGPTLAAIYALKTLLDCGFNLNYRVRFIFGTDEENLWRDMPRYVEKEEMPTVGFTPDSKFPLIYAEKGLLQCKLTAKNQSGMIFKGGDAFNSVPSSILVEKTAGLAEALDNLKYEYTEKDNKIEIIGKSVHAQVAETGVNAINRYLHALSLSGIETKSGKFIVENLIGHNFAEPIFGEVKDEHSGELKFNVGKIEFTPENEILCIDMRIPVTYDKEVIVKTLTEKAKEYGFEYSQHDYLKSIYTPLDSELVKTLMGAYQEVTGDMESQPIAGGGATYARAINNCVAFGYVLPNSPKTEHQPNEYIILDDMKMAMKIYMKAFEKFRV, encoded by the coding sequence ATGAACACAAAAATTCAAGAAAAAGAAAGATTGTATAAGAAGATGGAAGAAAATTTTCCTAAATTTTTAAAGGATTTAGACAGAATAGTTTCAATTCCTAGTTTTTTGAAAGAGAACGATGATAGATTCCCTTTTGGCGAGGATATTCAAAAAGCTCTAGAAACAATGTTGGATATTTGTAAGGAGTTGGGGTTAAAGACGTTTATAGATCCAGAAGGATATTATGGGTATGCTGAAATTGGAGAAGGAGAAAAATTAGTTGGGGTTTTAGGACACTTAGATGTTGTACCTCCAGGAGATTTAAATAAGTGGGAAAATCCTCCATTTGAGCCAATAATAAAAGATGGTAAATATTATGGAAGAGGATCACAAGATGATAAAGGTCCAACATTAGCAGCTATTTATGCTTTAAAAACACTTTTAGATTGTGGTTTTAATTTAAACTATAGAGTAAGATTTATATTTGGAACGGATGAAGAAAATTTATGGAGAGACATGCCTAGATATGTTGAAAAAGAGGAGATGCCTACAGTTGGATTTACACCTGATTCTAAATTTCCTTTAATATATGCTGAAAAAGGATTACTACAATGTAAATTAACAGCAAAAAATCAAAGCGGAATGATATTTAAAGGTGGAGATGCTTTTAACTCGGTTCCTTCAAGTATTTTAGTTGAAAAAACAGCAGGATTAGCAGAAGCTTTGGATAACTTGAAATACGAGTATACAGAAAAAGATAATAAAATTGAAATTATAGGAAAAAGTGTTCATGCTCAAGTAGCTGAAACTGGAGTAAATGCTATAAATAGATATCTACATGCTTTGAGTTTAAGTGGAATAGAAACAAAATCAGGTAAATTTATAGTTGAGAATTTAATTGGACATAACTTTGCAGAGCCAATATTTGGAGAAGTTAAAGATGAACACTCAGGAGAGTTGAAATTTAATGTTGGTAAAATTGAATTTACACCAGAGAATGAGATTTTATGTATAGATATGAGAATTCCTGTTACTTATGATAAAGAAGTAATTGTTAAGACTTTAACTGAAAAAGCAAAGGAATATGGATTTGAGTATTCTCAACATGATTATTTAAAGTCTATATATACTCCTCTTGATTCAGAGTTAGTAAAAACACTAATGGGAGCGTACCAGGAAGTAACTGGCGATATGGAATCTCAGCCAATAGCTGGAGGTGGAGCAACATATGCAAGAGCGATAAATAATTGTGTAGCATTTGGATATGTTTTACCAAATAGTCCTAAGACGGAGCATCAACCTAATGAATATATAATTTTAGATGATATGAAAATGGCTATGAAAATATATATGAAAGCTTTTGAAAAATTTAGAGTTTAA
- a CDS encoding DUF1499 domain-containing protein, with protein MKRKLIIIFTCYFSILLGEGSDKIMLKECPSTPNCVSSEAKDTKHYIEPISIDDKEGNVKEKLIKVIQKFQGKILEDKGNFLKVAFYSKFFGFEDIADFEIEPENNIINVRSAAQTGWYDFGVNRKRMEKIRKELK; from the coding sequence ATGAAGAGAAAATTAATAATAATTTTTACTTGTTATTTTTCAATTTTACTAGGAGAGGGGAGCGATAAAATCATGTTAAAAGAATGTCCAAGTACACCGAATTGTGTTTCAAGTGAGGCAAAAGATACAAAACATTATATTGAACCAATATCTATAGATGATAAAGAGGGAAATGTGAAAGAGAAACTTATAAAAGTAATACAAAAATTTCAAGGTAAAATTTTAGAAGATAAGGGAAATTTTTTAAAAGTAGCTTTTTATAGTAAATTTTTTGGATTTGAAGATATAGCAGATTTTGAGATAGAACCAGAAAATAATATAATAAATGTAAGATCAGCAGCTCAAACAGGATGGTATGATTTTGGGGTAAATAGAAAAAGAATGGAAAAGATAAGGAAAGAGCTAAAATAA
- a CDS encoding ABC transporter ATP-binding protein: MLNSIFKYYLKERKLLTYFLVSSFFVTVLDLYGPIVVQNLIDNSIPEKNLNEFFMFSAFLLTLYIIRLFLSIYSSSRGQLMGNRIKFFMREDLFKKILNQPDTYFMKNQSGDIISRVTNDLENVSALLYRGLEDFLFSILSIAGAMALMATFNLKLTLITMIPLPIAIYFTIIQNKKLKYGYIEVRERFSKLTSRIHDSLKTIFFIKDNVLEKDTLEKFSSKNKELLSVEKNNIFNTSALMSGINFYNQLTQLIVIFIGGYMHIKGEISFGVIVSFILLTNRFRVYLLRLMGLVDVFQRGATGISRFLEVMNIPNIKDGNTIIEKNIDSIKVDGLNFAFDKQEVIKNLSITIEKGEKVAFVGESGVGKTTIFSLLKRTFLPEENTIFINDLCIHEVDRKSLLNRIAIVDQRDSLMNETILENIKVVKRDATKKEIEEALELAELKEFVESLEKKENTKLGQGGIELSSGQKQRLSMARLFLKDPEIIFLDEGTSALDNILEKKIMDNILQKFEDKIIISIAHRLNTLKNFNKIVVLGKDGIKEIGDFQSLIDKKGVFFNMYKAGNL; this comes from the coding sequence ATGTTAAATAGTATTTTCAAGTACTATTTAAAAGAAAGAAAACTGCTAACTTATTTTTTAGTTAGCAGTTTTTTTGTGACCGTACTAGATTTATATGGACCGATAGTTGTCCAAAATTTAATTGATAACTCAATTCCCGAGAAAAATTTAAATGAATTTTTTATGTTCTCAGCTTTTTTATTAACACTTTATATTATAAGATTATTTTTATCAATTTACTCTAGTTCAAGAGGACAGTTGATGGGAAATAGAATAAAATTTTTTATGAGAGAAGATTTATTTAAAAAAATATTAAATCAACCAGATACATATTTTATGAAAAATCAAAGTGGAGATATCATATCAAGAGTTACAAATGACTTAGAAAATGTTTCAGCTCTTTTATATAGAGGACTAGAAGATTTTTTATTTTCAATATTATCAATAGCCGGAGCTATGGCTTTAATGGCTACTTTTAATTTGAAGTTAACTTTAATAACAATGATTCCATTACCAATAGCCATATATTTTACAATAATTCAAAATAAGAAATTAAAATATGGCTACATAGAAGTAAGAGAAAGATTTTCTAAATTAACATCAAGAATTCACGATTCGTTGAAAACTATATTCTTTATAAAAGATAATGTCCTAGAAAAAGATACTTTAGAGAAGTTTTCAAGTAAAAATAAAGAGTTATTAAGTGTAGAAAAAAATAATATATTTAATACATCAGCTTTAATGTCCGGTATTAATTTTTATAATCAACTTACTCAACTTATTGTTATATTTATAGGTGGATACATGCATATAAAAGGTGAAATAAGTTTTGGAGTTATTGTGAGTTTTATATTATTGACTAATAGATTTAGGGTGTATCTTTTAAGACTTATGGGACTTGTAGATGTATTTCAAAGAGGAGCTACAGGAATAAGCAGGTTTTTAGAAGTTATGAATATTCCAAATATTAAAGATGGAAATACAATTATAGAAAAAAATATAGATAGTATAAAGGTAGATGGATTAAATTTTGCATTTGATAAACAGGAAGTTATAAAAAATTTATCAATAACTATAGAAAAAGGAGAAAAAGTAGCATTTGTTGGAGAGAGTGGAGTAGGAAAAACAACAATATTTTCACTTTTAAAAAGAACATTTTTACCTGAAGAAAATACAATTTTTATAAATGATTTATGTATCCACGAGGTAGATAGAAAAAGTTTATTAAATAGAATAGCGATAGTCGATCAGAGAGATAGTTTAATGAATGAAACAATATTAGAGAATATAAAAGTGGTAAAAAGAGACGCAACAAAAAAAGAGATAGAAGAAGCATTGGAATTAGCTGAATTAAAAGAGTTTGTAGAAAGTTTAGAAAAGAAAGAAAATACAAAACTAGGTCAAGGTGGAATTGAATTAAGTTCAGGACAAAAGCAAAGGTTATCAATGGCAAGATTATTTTTAAAAGACCCAGAAATCATATTTTTAGATGAAGGAACTTCAGCCTTGGACAATATTTTAGAGAAAAAAATAATGGATAATATTCTACAGAAATTTGAAGATAAAATAATAATTTCAATAGCTCATAGATTAAATACACTTAAAAATTTTAACAAAATTGTAGTTTTAGGTAAAGATGGAATTAAGGAAATAGGCGATTTTCAAAGTTTAATTGATAAAAAAGGTGTATTTTTTAATATGTACAAAGCTGGAAACTTATAA
- a CDS encoding MerR family transcriptional regulator codes for MKFYKISEIAKTFNISRETLIYYDTINLFKPAYIDQENGYRYYNDENISDLYFISMLKKANFSLKEIKDYINCKNTSDSIELLNKKLQQIKDKISILQNSAEFISDKIQEIENISNQDGCTPFLETLNDIFVFQIEISEPKSEKELIEGIHTLNELRKKYSLEKAKRITILKKEDILKNEYFKIDRIGVIASSVSNHYIDFNLVVSIYHKDFTQKIGESYFKLLKFIDENNFKILGDSIETFNDVIVNAGNCMGQTIKISIPIES; via the coding sequence TTGAAATTTTATAAAATTAGTGAAATTGCTAAAACATTTAATATAAGCAGAGAAACTCTTATCTATTATGATACTATAAATTTATTTAAACCAGCATATATTGATCAAGAGAATGGTTATAGATACTATAATGATGAAAACATCTCTGATTTATACTTTATAAGTATGTTAAAAAAAGCTAACTTTTCTTTAAAAGAAATTAAAGACTATATCAACTGTAAAAATACATCTGATAGTATTGAACTGCTTAATAAAAAACTACAACAAATTAAAGATAAAATATCAATTCTTCAAAATTCAGCAGAATTTATTTCAGACAAAATTCAAGAGATTGAAAATATATCTAATCAAGATGGCTGCACTCCTTTTCTTGAAACTTTAAACGATATCTTTGTTTTTCAAATAGAAATTTCTGAACCAAAATCTGAAAAAGAGCTCATTGAAGGAATTCATACTTTAAATGAACTTCGAAAAAAATATAGTTTAGAAAAAGCTAAAAGAATAACAATTTTAAAAAAAGAGGACATTTTAAAAAATGAATATTTTAAAATAGATCGAATTGGAGTTATTGCATCTAGTGTTTCTAATCATTATATTGACTTCAATTTAGTAGTTTCAATTTATCATAAAGACTTCACTCAAAAAATAGGTGAAAGTTACTTCAAACTATTAAAATTTATAGATGAAAATAACTTTAAAATTTTGGGTGATTCTATTGAAACCTTTAATGATGTAATTGTTAATGCTGGAAATTGCATGGGACAAACCATAAAAATATCAATACCAATAGAAAGCTAG
- the rbr gene encoding rubrerythrin, translated as MGKSIKGTKTEQNLLKAFAGESQARQRYTLFADKARSEGYEQIAALFEETALNEQYHARRFFSYLEGGPVEITATYPAGIVGTTMENLEEAAAGEYEEWAELYPGFAEVATEEGFPQVAAAFKVIVEVEKLHEKRYRKLLKNLGEDHVFKKDNNVRWKCRKCGYVHEGTEAPKVCPSCLEKQKEFELECINY; from the coding sequence ATGGGTAAATCTATAAAAGGAACTAAAACTGAACAAAATTTATTAAAAGCTTTTGCAGGAGAATCTCAAGCAAGACAGAGATACACACTATTTGCAGATAAAGCTAGAAGTGAAGGTTATGAGCAAATTGCTGCATTATTTGAAGAAACAGCTTTAAATGAGCAGTATCATGCAAGAAGATTTTTCTCATATTTAGAAGGTGGACCAGTTGAGATAACAGCAACTTATCCAGCAGGAATAGTTGGAACGACTATGGAAAATTTAGAAGAAGCAGCAGCAGGAGAATATGAAGAGTGGGCAGAGTTATACCCTGGATTTGCAGAAGTTGCTACAGAAGAGGGATTTCCACAAGTTGCGGCAGCATTTAAAGTTATTGTAGAAGTTGAGAAATTACATGAAAAAAGATATCGTAAATTATTAAAAAATTTAGGTGAAGATCATGTATTTAAAAAAGATAATAATGTAAGATGGAAGTGTAGAAAGTGTGGTTATGTTCATGAAGGAACAGAAGCACCAAAAGTTTGTCCATCTTGTTTAGAGAAACAAAAAGAGTTCGAATTAGAGTGTATTAATTACTAG